The following coding sequences lie in one Spinacia oleracea cultivar Varoflay chromosome 1, BTI_SOV_V1, whole genome shotgun sequence genomic window:
- the LOC130463353 gene encoding NADP-dependent D-sorbitol-6-phosphate dehydrogenase-like → MWRGFPSHSKSGKSNFKVFVDKITMSKQLSFVAADYQNEAEVREALADAFQTGLVKREDLFITTKLWNSDHGHVLEACKDSLKKLRLDYLDLYLVQFPVATKNTDLTSQMLVRDLIPSVPSLDSPGQVQFMIGDCEAAGNAFLFS, encoded by the exons ATGTGGCGGGGCTTTCCTTCTCACAGCAAGAGTGGAAAATCGAATTTCAAG GTCTTTGTTGATAAGATTACGATGAGTAAGCAGTTAAGTTTTGTTGCAGCTGATTACCAGAATGAAGCTGAGGTTAGGGAGGCACTTGCTGATGCATTTCAAACTGGGCTTGTTAAGAGGGAGGATCTTTTCATAACCACTAAG CTGTGGAACTCTGACCATGGACATGTACTTGAAGCCTGTAAAGACAGTTTAAAGAAACTTCGCCTTGATTATTTGGATCTGTACTTGGTTCAATTTCCTGTAGCCACAAAGAATACTG ATTTGACATCCCAGATGCTTGTGAGAGACTTAATCCCCTCAGTGCCTTCTTTAGATTCACCTGGTCAAGTACAATTTATGATAGGAGATTGTGAAGCTGCAGGTAATGCCTTTCTCTTTAGTTAG